The genomic window aatattcaattattttttttttaatgaaaatataggcccgcggtataccgcgggttaatatctagttaagagaaataagaaatttagagaaatctagggtttttagACTATTGAATtacatattgttttgtttgctttaaCTTTTAACATCTGTTTTTAACAAGGGCAAGTTAAAgtgattctttatttttttgacaatttcttacaaatttggGAATTTAGTCTATTCATTAGATGattagaaagatttttttttttggaaattttccctttgttgtctttattttttacttgCTCTGGAAGCAAAAACCCCTACTATCGTATCTGTGTATATATTCAGCCGTTTGGCCAAGAGGAACAAGATTATAAACATTGCTTGTGTTCTTACAATTCTAACCGAAGACAAATCGTCAATCTTGTACAGCATTTCTAGGTATGCTCAGTTTTCTGTCTAGAGTCAACAccgtttctctctttgttttgttattatctCTGTCCGATGCTTTCTGTTCGATTTTGATTCTAGGTCAGTTCATCAAGAATATTATGGGAATCTGGAGCTATATGGGGAAAACATCAGTATTCATATTTGGTCTTGGATTCTACACTTGTAAGTCGCTATAAAGGATCTCCGGGTCATTGAATAGTTTATGATTGTATTTGTACTGTTTTAGTCTTTTGGAAATTAAGCCTGATCAGTGTGTTATTGTCGTTCTTTCAGATGCTGCTTTATTCTCTAACTCAGATAATAAGGTAAACACATTGATCTCAAATCCCAATAATGCTCTTTAGCTTTTGTAAAAATACTATCATCGTTGATTGAATTTCTCATGTTTCAGATGCTTATGACTCAGTTGGAATCCTTCAAAGAGGTAAACAAGCAAGAAATtgtgttaatatttttaaaggatacaaaatgtttttttaatgtgtcTACTCGAAATTTCTTATGTTTCAGACGGTTAAGGTTCAAATGGAGTCGTTTACAGAGGTAAAAGCAAGAGATTGTGTTGTGTTAAAATTGTTTGATCTTTAAAGACATAAAATAGTTATAGTTGATCTCGAATGTCTTGTCATGTTTCAGCCATCTAAAGCTCAAATGGCTAAG from Arabidopsis thaliana chromosome 3, partial sequence includes these protein-coding regions:
- a CDS encoding uncharacterized protein (unknown protein; FUNCTIONS IN: molecular_function unknown; INVOLVED IN: biological_process unknown; LOCATED IN: endomembrane system; Has 2 Blast hits to 2 proteins in 1 species: Archae - 0; Bacteria - 0; Metazoa - 0; Fungi - 0; Plants - 2; Viruses - 0; Other Eukaryotes - 0 (source: NCBI BLink).), whose protein sequence is MGIWSYMGKTSVFIFGLGFYTYAALFSNSDNKMLMTQLESFKETVKVQMESFTEPSKAQMAKYREMEQKMEAKYREMENKLDNLVKLSMTQISELKVTREKCCNDFWKSRST